The genomic DNA GGTGTATTTTCGGTATTACTGAGTAGTTCGCTTGTGTTATCTGCTTGTGGGGGACAGGAGGATACGGCTTCTACAGAACCAGTAAAAAAACAGGATTTAAAAGACGCTAAGATTGAATCAATTCCAGCTACAGATAAAAAGAAAAGTCCAGAGAAAGCAAATCAGCGAAAAGATACTTTTATTACAGCCATTTCTAAGCCAGGGGGAGTTTTCCTTCCGTATTTCCAAGATAATGGTTGGGATGGAAATGTAACGTCTGTTATCTTTGCATCACTAGTAACAACAGACAAACAAAGTAAACCTGTTCCGGACCTTGCAGAAAAATGGGATATTTCTGCTGACCAGTTAACATATACATTCCACTTACGTAAAAATTTAAAATTTAGTGATGGGTCGCCTTTAACCGCGGATGACGTAGCATTTACACTAACACTACTTCATGATAAAGCGTATGAAGGTGGATTGGATATTGCTCAGTATGCTGTTAAAGGCGGGAAAGAATATAAAGAAGGAAAAGCAACTTCTATTGAAGGAATCCAAGTTGTTGATCCACAGACAATTAAAATTACAACTGAAAAGGTTAATTCACAGGCGCTAACTAATTTAGGTGGCCCAGTACTATCAAAAGCTTATTATGGAAAAGATTATAAACAAAATACAAGTTTAGACTATTTAAAAGCATTATATGGGCAACCAATTGCAGCGGGTCCATATAAATTTGAAAAATATGTTCCAGGTCAAGAAGTACGCTTTGTTGCTAACGAAAATTATTATGCAGGTAAACCAAAAATCAAAAACTTTATTTACAAAATCACATCAGGTGATACTGGATTCCAATTATTCCAAACAGGTGAACTGGACTATAGTGGATTTAGAGCGAAACCTGAGAATATAGACCAATTAAAAGGATTAGAGTTTGCAAATATTAATCTTGAATCATCAAGTGATATTGCTTATATCTATGTAAATAATAAGAAGTCGTATTTGAAAGATAAAAAGGTCCGCCAAGCACTTACTTATGGATTAGACCGTAAGAAGTATGTGGATACAGCTTTACAAGGATATGGCTCTGTTGCTAACGTACCAATTGCTCCAGTTTCATGGGCATATACAGAAGAAGGTATTAATAAATATCCACACGACGTAGAAAAGGCTAAAAAATTATTGGATGAGGCTGGTTGGAAAGTAGGTTCTGACGGGGTTCGTGAAAAAGATGGTCAAAAGTTAAAATTAACATACTACGCATCAAATACAGGTAAAACAAATGATATCTTTATTCCAATCGCAAAAGAAAGTTACAAAGAAATCGGTGTTGAATTAAATCCAGAGTTGATGGATTTTAATACGATGCTTTCAAAAGTAGGAAAAGGCGACTACGATTTAGCGGCAGTTTCAACACCAGGAATTAGTGATCCAAGTGAAGTTGTAAGTGAGTACTTATCAACTAATCCAAAAAGTGATACGGGTTATAATAATCCGAAAGTAGATGATTTGATTGTAAAAGGTATAGGGACGACAGATATTGAAAAACGTAAAGCAATTTATAAAGAACTGTATAAAGAGTTAAGTGATGATCCACCAGTTATTTTATTAAACTATCGTAAACTACTTTATGCTCATAATGCACGTATAAAAGGAATTGATCCAGAAAAGTACGATAGCATCAGTTCCAA from Bacillus basilensis includes the following:
- a CDS encoding ABC transporter substrate-binding protein, with product MKKKTKKWAGVFSVLLSSSLVLSACGGQEDTASTEPVKKQDLKDAKIESIPATDKKKSPEKANQRKDTFITAISKPGGVFLPYFQDNGWDGNVTSVIFASLVTTDKQSKPVPDLAEKWDISADQLTYTFHLRKNLKFSDGSPLTADDVAFTLTLLHDKAYEGGLDIAQYAVKGGKEYKEGKATSIEGIQVVDPQTIKITTEKVNSQALTNLGGPVLSKAYYGKDYKQNTSLDYLKALYGQPIAAGPYKFEKYVPGQEVRFVANENYYAGKPKIKNFIYKITSGDTGFQLFQTGELDYSGFRAKPENIDQLKGLEFANINLESSSDIAYIYVNNKKSYLKDKKVRQALTYGLDRKKYVDTALQGYGSVANVPIAPVSWAYTEEGINKYPHDVEKAKKLLDEAGWKVGSDGVREKDGQKLKLTYYASNTGKTNDIFIPIAKESYKEIGVELNPELMDFNTMLSKVGKGDYDLAAVSTPGISDPSEVVSEYLSTNPKSDTGYNNPKVDDLIVKGIGTTDIEKRKAIYKELYKELSDDPPVILLNYRKLLYAHNARIKGIDPEKYDSISSNLPVLSIEQ